A single window of Sulfurovum sp. UBA12169 DNA harbors:
- a CDS encoding valine--tRNA ligase yields MSETTKKAVYNPKEIEEHYYKIWEERGYFEIDGNRNIQEPDKHFAIMMPPPNITGSLHIGHALTFTLQDIITRYKRMDGFKTLWQPGTDHAGIATQNVVEKHLLAEGTTKEALGREAFLERVWKWKEYSGGTIVHQMRKLGVSPAWSRERFTMDEGLKEAVKEAFVHLYNEGMIVQNNYMVNWCTHDGALSDIEVEHEEVNGKFYHMNYHFADGSGYVTVATTRPETYFGDTAIMVNPNDERYKNIIGKEVVLPLTDRKIKVIADEHVDMEFGTGVVKVTPAHDQNDYEVGKRHDLEFITVFDEKGILNDYCGEFAGMERLKARKPIVEKLEREGFIVKIEEHVHQVGHCYRCKNIVEPYISKQWFVRSEVAKKSIEKTYAGEAKFHPPHWLNSYRAWMDELRDWCISRQLWWGHRIPVFYCDDCGHQWADKHDAPESCPHCASKNIHQDPDVLDTWFSSALWAFSPLGWGNNGKMADTYNDTDLKDFYPNSLLITGFDIMFFWVARMMMMGEHFMGELPFKDIYMHALVRDEYGAKMSKSKGNVIDPLDMVEEHSADIIRFTLAFLAVQGRDIKLGAKNLEQFRNFTNKLYNASNFLQMNVDKFNDLADTKIETPLGHYMQYRLSLAVEEMRDALDSYRFNDAASILYRFVWNEFCDWGIEYSKASKESIPELGAIFKETLKMISPFMPFIADHLYHKLSGTSLEEGESLMIKKFPNDIHRTIIYDNLFSHIEEAITAIRRAKVVIDMGNSKIAKAYIKSNLISNDPTKLFSIQTVKPFIQKLAKVEDVELVDTKVENAVTDIADTLEVYIPTEDIDLSAIISKLAKQKEKLDKEIAKLSGMLNNERFVANAPAQVISENKQALQDAQEKMDKVKAELQGLGA; encoded by the coding sequence ATGAGTGAAACAACAAAAAAAGCTGTCTACAACCCAAAAGAAATAGAGGAACACTACTATAAAATCTGGGAAGAACGCGGTTATTTTGAAATTGACGGAAACCGTAACATACAAGAACCGGATAAACATTTTGCCATCATGATGCCCCCGCCAAACATCACCGGAAGCTTGCATATCGGCCATGCCCTAACCTTTACGCTGCAGGATATTATCACACGCTATAAAAGAATGGACGGTTTCAAGACCCTTTGGCAGCCCGGTACCGATCATGCGGGTATCGCTACACAGAATGTCGTGGAAAAACATCTTTTGGCCGAAGGAACTACCAAAGAGGCGCTCGGCAGAGAGGCATTTTTGGAGCGTGTCTGGAAATGGAAAGAGTACTCAGGCGGAACCATCGTACATCAGATGAGAAAACTCGGCGTCTCTCCGGCTTGGTCAAGAGAGAGATTTACGATGGATGAGGGTCTTAAAGAAGCGGTTAAAGAGGCTTTCGTTCACCTCTACAATGAAGGGATGATCGTCCAGAACAACTATATGGTCAACTGGTGTACGCATGACGGCGCCCTTTCAGACATCGAAGTCGAACATGAAGAAGTTAACGGCAAATTCTACCATATGAATTACCATTTTGCCGACGGAAGCGGATATGTCACGGTTGCAACCACAAGGCCGGAGACTTACTTTGGCGATACCGCGATCATGGTAAATCCCAACGACGAGAGATACAAAAACATCATAGGCAAAGAGGTTGTCTTGCCGCTGACGGATAGAAAGATCAAGGTCATTGCAGATGAGCATGTCGATATGGAATTTGGAACGGGGGTCGTGAAAGTCACGCCTGCGCACGACCAGAACGACTACGAAGTCGGAAAAAGACATGATCTTGAGTTCATCACCGTATTTGACGAGAAAGGCATCCTGAATGACTACTGCGGCGAATTTGCAGGGATGGAGAGGCTAAAAGCCAGAAAGCCGATCGTAGAGAAATTGGAGCGTGAAGGATTTATCGTCAAGATCGAAGAGCATGTCCATCAGGTCGGCCACTGCTACCGGTGCAAAAACATCGTCGAACCGTATATCTCCAAACAGTGGTTTGTACGCAGCGAAGTGGCAAAAAAAAGTATCGAAAAAACCTATGCAGGGGAAGCGAAGTTCCACCCGCCGCATTGGCTCAATTCTTACCGTGCATGGATGGACGAACTCAGAGACTGGTGCATCTCCAGACAGCTTTGGTGGGGACACCGCATCCCTGTATTTTACTGCGACGACTGCGGTCACCAGTGGGCAGACAAGCATGACGCTCCTGAATCCTGCCCGCACTGTGCAAGCAAAAATATCCATCAAGACCCCGATGTGCTCGACACATGGTTCTCCTCGGCCCTTTGGGCTTTCTCTCCGCTTGGCTGGGGAAATAACGGAAAAATGGCCGATACTTACAATGATACAGATCTGAAAGATTTCTACCCCAACTCGCTGCTGATCACGGGGTTTGACATCATGTTCTTCTGGGTGGCAAGGATGATGATGATGGGTGAACACTTTATGGGAGAATTGCCGTTTAAAGATATCTATATGCACGCGCTTGTGCGCGACGAGTACGGGGCCAAAATGAGCAAGTCCAAAGGAAATGTCATCGATCCTCTGGATATGGTCGAAGAGCACAGTGCAGATATCATCCGCTTTACCCTCGCATTCCTTGCAGTTCAGGGACGCGATATCAAACTGGGCGCGAAGAACCTTGAACAGTTCAGAAACTTCACCAACAAGCTTTACAATGCAAGCAACTTCCTGCAGATGAATGTAGATAAGTTTAATGATCTTGCTGATACGAAAATTGAAACACCCCTTGGTCATTATATGCAATATAGATTATCTCTTGCAGTTGAAGAAATGAGAGATGCTTTGGATTCATATCGTTTTAATGATGCTGCTTCAATCCTCTACAGATTTGTATGGAATGAGTTTTGTGACTGGGGAATAGAATACTCCAAAGCCTCTAAAGAGTCTATTCCTGAACTTGGAGCTATCTTTAAAGAAACTTTGAAAATGATCTCACCGTTTATGCCATTTATTGCAGATCATTTGTATCATAAATTGAGTGGGACTTCATTGGAAGAAGGTGAATCTTTGATGATAAAAAAATTTCCTAATGATATCCATAGAACAATAATTTATGATAATCTCTTTTCACATATTGAAGAGGCGATTACTGCTATTAGAAGAGCAAAAGTTGTTATCGATATGGGTAACAGCAAAATAGCTAAAGCATATATCAAATCAAATCTTATAAGCAATGACCCAACAAAATTATTTAGTATTCAAACTGTAAAACCATTTATCCAAAAGCTTGCAAAAGTTGAAGATGTTGAGTTGGTTGATACGAAAGTAGAAAATGCTGTTACTGATATTGCAGATACTCTTGAAGTCTATATTCCGACCGAGGATATCGATCTAAGCGCCATCATAAGCAAACTGGCCAAACAAAAAGAAAAATTGGATAAAGAGATCGCCAAACTCAGCGGCATGCTCAACAATGAAAGATTTGTAGCCAATGCCCCCGCGCAAGTGATCTCAGAGAACAAACAGGCACTTCAGGACGCTCAGGAAAAGATGGATAAAGTCAAAGCAGAGCTTCAAGGACTTGGTGCATAA
- a CDS encoding two-component system response regulator: protein MNILVLEDDIALSDIIAEYLRDNHFVVDVVYDGEEALSRAYECSYDLYVLDVNVPAIKGFDLLKMLRDKGDTTPAIFITSLNDIEDVSEGFKSGADDYLKKPFELAELLLRIKNIQKRSFAQQRSSVIKIDKNITFNIDTELLIVDTQSIALPPKELKALKYFLQHTNTTVSFDDLYRIMWNYDENASAESLRAHMKNLRKYFAPNTIQNLRGEGYRFIIKADN from the coding sequence ATGAATATTTTGGTACTAGAAGATGATATTGCCTTATCAGATATCATAGCTGAATACCTGCGGGACAATCATTTTGTTGTGGATGTCGTATATGACGGAGAAGAGGCATTAAGCCGAGCGTATGAATGCTCTTATGATTTGTATGTACTGGATGTAAATGTTCCGGCAATCAAAGGTTTTGATCTTTTAAAAATGCTACGCGACAAAGGCGACACCACGCCTGCTATCTTTATTACTTCTCTTAATGATATTGAAGATGTATCTGAAGGTTTTAAAAGCGGCGCGGATGACTATCTCAAAAAACCATTTGAACTGGCTGAACTTCTTTTGCGGATTAAGAACATACAAAAACGATCTTTTGCCCAGCAGCGTTCATCTGTCATCAAAATAGATAAAAATATCACATTTAATATAGATACCGAGTTGCTGATTGTAGACACTCAGAGTATTGCTTTGCCGCCCAAAGAACTAAAAGCCCTTAAATACTTTTTACAGCACACCAACACGACCGTTTCTTTCGACGATCTCTATAGAATTATGTGGAATTACGATGAAAACGCTTCGGCCGAATCATTAAGAGCGCACATGAAGAACCTAAGAAAATATTTTGCCCCCAACACGATTCAAAATCTTAGGGGTGAGGGTTACAGGTTTATTATAAAAGCAGATAATTAA